A genomic segment from Nicotiana sylvestris chromosome 1, ASM39365v2, whole genome shotgun sequence encodes:
- the LOC104239134 gene encoding uncharacterized protein isoform X3, with protein MKSLNTVSVPDPKSRSCICSLFMTVALIFGVYFTGSALMAKDFRAFSGLTVNHAQKNGQCRKCEVPPRQEKEESHVTENMQNNKCQKKCRPLGSEALPEGIVSKTTNLEMRPLWGDVEKKSPHSVNLLGIAVGIKQKEMVNEIVKKFLEHDFVVMLFHYDGVVDKWNDLDWSSRVLHVSAMNQTKWWFAKRFLHPDIVSEYDYIFLWDEDLGVENFHPEKYISIVREEGLEISQPALDASKSEVHHHITVRRGRSKVHRRFYRLNRSGQRCDNNSTAPPCVGWVEMMAPVFSKAAWRCAWYMVQNDLIHAWGLDMKLGYCAQGDRTRKVGVVDAEYITHLAVPSLGGNSDVEMVNKELDHSLQGKNLTDSDPLANPSFEKFDNRSLPEVPVVHLLLGCRCARLKKKGRPNAQSILHLRKSGERPHPKRSEDNHI; from the exons ATGAAGTCTTTGAACACT GTTTCTGTGCCTGATCCTAAAAGTAGATCATGTATCTGCAGCCTCTTCATGACTGTTGCTTTAATTTTTGGTGTCTACTTCACTGGAAGTGCTTTGATGGCTAAGGATTTCAGG GCATTTTCAGGTTTGACAGTGAACCATGCACAGAAGAATGGACAATGCAGAAAATGCGAG GTACCCCCGAGACAGGAAAAAGAAGAGAGTCACGTGACAGAGAATATGCAAAATAATAAATGCCAG AAAAAATGCAGGCCATTAGGGAGTGAGGCACTCCCAGAAGGAATTGTTTCTAAAACTACGAACCTGGAAATGCGACCATTGTGGGGAGATGTTGAG AAGAAGTCTCCACATTCAGTTAACTTGTTGGGGATTGCAGttggaataaaacaaaaagagaTGGTGAACGAAATTGTTAAGAAG TTTCTTGAACATGACTTTGTTGTGATGCTTTTTCACTATGATGGAGTGGTGGATAAGTGGAATGATTTAGATTGGAGTAGCCGTGTCTTACATGTCTCTGCTATGAACCAAACAAAATG GTGGTTCGCGAAGAGGTTTCTACACCCAGATATAGTTTCTGAGTACGACTACATTTTCTTGTGGGATGAGGACCTAGGAGTTGAAAACTTCCATCCAGAAAA GTACATATCTATTGTTAGAGAAGAAGGGCTGGAGATATCACAGCCAGCACTTGATGCTAGTAAATCAGAGGTACATCATCATATTACTGTACGCAGAGGGAGATCCAAGGTGCACAG GAGGTTCTACAGATTAAATAGAAGTGGCCAAAGGTGTGATAACAACAGCACTGCACCTCCTTGCGTGGG GTGGGTAGAAATGATGGCTCCTGTATTCTCAAAAGCTGCCTGGCGTTGTGCTTGGTATATGGTCCAG AATGACCTGATCCATGCATGGGGCTTGGATATGAAGCTCGGTTATTGTGCGCAG GGTGATCGTACAAGGAAAGTCGGTGTGGTTGATGCAGAGTACATAACTCATTTGGCTGTCCCTTCTTTGGGTGGTAATTCAGATGTAGAAATG GTAAACAAAGAATTGGATCATTCACTTCAAGGGAAGAACTTAACTGATTCTGATCCATTG GCCAATCCATCTTTTGAGAAATTTGATAATAGGTCTTTG CCAGAAGTACCAGTAGTTCATTTGTTATTAGGTTGCCGTTGTGCACGGTTAAAAAAAAAAGGGAGGCCCAATGCACAAAGCATCCTGCATTTACGCAAGTCCGGGGAAAGGCCGCATCCCAAGAG GTCAGAAGACAATCATATATAG
- the LOC104239134 gene encoding uncharacterized protein isoform X5 has product MLFLGLVKSKGRVNNSKNVSVPDPKSRSCICSLFMTVALIFGVYFTGSALMAKDFRAFSGLTVNHAQKNGQCRKCEVPPRQEKEESHVTENMQNNKCQKKCRPLGSEALPEGIVSKTTNLEMRPLWGDVEKKSPHSVNLLGIAVGIKQKEMVNEIVKKFLEHDFVVMLFHYDGVVDKWNDLDWSSRVLHVSAMNQTKWWFAKRFLHPDIVSEYDYIFLWDEDLGVENFHPEKYISIVREEGLEISQPALDASKSEVHHHITVRRGRSKVHRRFYRLNRSGQRCDNNSTAPPCVGWVEMMAPVFSKAAWRCAWYMVQNDLIHAWGLDMKLGYCAQGDRTRKVGVVDAEYITHLAVPSLGGNSDVEMVNKELDHSLQGKNLTDSDPLANPSFEKFDNRSLVAVVHG; this is encoded by the exons ATGCTGTTTCTGGGGTTGGTGAAAAGCAAGGGAAGAGTAAACAACAGTAAAAAT GTTTCTGTGCCTGATCCTAAAAGTAGATCATGTATCTGCAGCCTCTTCATGACTGTTGCTTTAATTTTTGGTGTCTACTTCACTGGAAGTGCTTTGATGGCTAAGGATTTCAGG GCATTTTCAGGTTTGACAGTGAACCATGCACAGAAGAATGGACAATGCAGAAAATGCGAG GTACCCCCGAGACAGGAAAAAGAAGAGAGTCACGTGACAGAGAATATGCAAAATAATAAATGCCAG AAAAAATGCAGGCCATTAGGGAGTGAGGCACTCCCAGAAGGAATTGTTTCTAAAACTACGAACCTGGAAATGCGACCATTGTGGGGAGATGTTGAG AAGAAGTCTCCACATTCAGTTAACTTGTTGGGGATTGCAGttggaataaaacaaaaagagaTGGTGAACGAAATTGTTAAGAAG TTTCTTGAACATGACTTTGTTGTGATGCTTTTTCACTATGATGGAGTGGTGGATAAGTGGAATGATTTAGATTGGAGTAGCCGTGTCTTACATGTCTCTGCTATGAACCAAACAAAATG GTGGTTCGCGAAGAGGTTTCTACACCCAGATATAGTTTCTGAGTACGACTACATTTTCTTGTGGGATGAGGACCTAGGAGTTGAAAACTTCCATCCAGAAAA GTACATATCTATTGTTAGAGAAGAAGGGCTGGAGATATCACAGCCAGCACTTGATGCTAGTAAATCAGAGGTACATCATCATATTACTGTACGCAGAGGGAGATCCAAGGTGCACAG GAGGTTCTACAGATTAAATAGAAGTGGCCAAAGGTGTGATAACAACAGCACTGCACCTCCTTGCGTGGG GTGGGTAGAAATGATGGCTCCTGTATTCTCAAAAGCTGCCTGGCGTTGTGCTTGGTATATGGTCCAG AATGACCTGATCCATGCATGGGGCTTGGATATGAAGCTCGGTTATTGTGCGCAG GGTGATCGTACAAGGAAAGTCGGTGTGGTTGATGCAGAGTACATAACTCATTTGGCTGTCCCTTCTTTGGGTGGTAATTCAGATGTAGAAATG GTAAACAAAGAATTGGATCATTCACTTCAAGGGAAGAACTTAACTGATTCTGATCCATTG GCCAATCCATCTTTTGAGAAATTTGATAATAGGTCTTTG GTTGCCGTTGTGCACGGTTAA
- the LOC104239134 gene encoding uncharacterized protein isoform X2 has translation MLFLGLVKSKGRVNNSKNVSVPDPKSRSCICSLFMTVALIFGVYFTGSALMAKDFRAFSGLTVNHAQKNGQCRKCEVPPRQEKEESHVTENMQNNKCQKKCRPLGSEALPEGIVSKTTNLEMRPLWGDVEKKSPHSVNLLGIAVGIKQKEMVNEIVKKFLEHDFVVMLFHYDGVVDKWNDLDWSSRVLHVSAMNQTKWWFAKRFLHPDIVSEYDYIFLWDEDLGVENFHPEKYISIVREEGLEISQPALDASKSEVHHHITVRRGRSKVHRRFYRLNRSGQRCDNNSTAPPCVGWVEMMAPVFSKAAWRCAWYMVQNDLIHAWGLDMKLGYCAQGDRTRKVGVVDAEYITHLAVPSLGGNSDVEMVNKELDHSLQGKNLTDSDPLANPSFEKFDNRSLVRRQSYIEMKIFRDRWRKATKEDQCWVDPFQSQENGRTATYT, from the exons ATGCTGTTTCTGGGGTTGGTGAAAAGCAAGGGAAGAGTAAACAACAGTAAAAAT GTTTCTGTGCCTGATCCTAAAAGTAGATCATGTATCTGCAGCCTCTTCATGACTGTTGCTTTAATTTTTGGTGTCTACTTCACTGGAAGTGCTTTGATGGCTAAGGATTTCAGG GCATTTTCAGGTTTGACAGTGAACCATGCACAGAAGAATGGACAATGCAGAAAATGCGAG GTACCCCCGAGACAGGAAAAAGAAGAGAGTCACGTGACAGAGAATATGCAAAATAATAAATGCCAG AAAAAATGCAGGCCATTAGGGAGTGAGGCACTCCCAGAAGGAATTGTTTCTAAAACTACGAACCTGGAAATGCGACCATTGTGGGGAGATGTTGAG AAGAAGTCTCCACATTCAGTTAACTTGTTGGGGATTGCAGttggaataaaacaaaaagagaTGGTGAACGAAATTGTTAAGAAG TTTCTTGAACATGACTTTGTTGTGATGCTTTTTCACTATGATGGAGTGGTGGATAAGTGGAATGATTTAGATTGGAGTAGCCGTGTCTTACATGTCTCTGCTATGAACCAAACAAAATG GTGGTTCGCGAAGAGGTTTCTACACCCAGATATAGTTTCTGAGTACGACTACATTTTCTTGTGGGATGAGGACCTAGGAGTTGAAAACTTCCATCCAGAAAA GTACATATCTATTGTTAGAGAAGAAGGGCTGGAGATATCACAGCCAGCACTTGATGCTAGTAAATCAGAGGTACATCATCATATTACTGTACGCAGAGGGAGATCCAAGGTGCACAG GAGGTTCTACAGATTAAATAGAAGTGGCCAAAGGTGTGATAACAACAGCACTGCACCTCCTTGCGTGGG GTGGGTAGAAATGATGGCTCCTGTATTCTCAAAAGCTGCCTGGCGTTGTGCTTGGTATATGGTCCAG AATGACCTGATCCATGCATGGGGCTTGGATATGAAGCTCGGTTATTGTGCGCAG GGTGATCGTACAAGGAAAGTCGGTGTGGTTGATGCAGAGTACATAACTCATTTGGCTGTCCCTTCTTTGGGTGGTAATTCAGATGTAGAAATG GTAAACAAAGAATTGGATCATTCACTTCAAGGGAAGAACTTAACTGATTCTGATCCATTG GCCAATCCATCTTTTGAGAAATTTGATAATAGGTCTTTG GTCAGAAGACAATCATATATAGAAATGAAGATTTTTCGAGATAGATGGCGTAAAGCTACCAAGGAAGATCAATGTTGGGTTGATCCATTTCAAAGTCAAGAAAATGGAAGAACAGCCACATACACATAA
- the LOC104239134 gene encoding uncharacterized protein isoform X1 — translation MLFLGLVKSKGRVNNSKNVSVPDPKSRSCICSLFMTVALIFGVYFTGSALMAKDFRAFSGLTVNHAQKNGQCRKCEVPPRQEKEESHVTENMQNNKCQKKCRPLGSEALPEGIVSKTTNLEMRPLWGDVEKKSPHSVNLLGIAVGIKQKEMVNEIVKKFLEHDFVVMLFHYDGVVDKWNDLDWSSRVLHVSAMNQTKWWFAKRFLHPDIVSEYDYIFLWDEDLGVENFHPEKYISIVREEGLEISQPALDASKSEVHHHITVRRGRSKVHRRFYRLNRSGQRCDNNSTAPPCVGWVEMMAPVFSKAAWRCAWYMVQNDLIHAWGLDMKLGYCAQGDRTRKVGVVDAEYITHLAVPSLGGNSDVEMVNKELDHSLQGKNLTDSDPLANPSFEKFDNRSLPEVPVVHLLLGCRCARLKKKGRPNAQSILHLRKSGERPHPKRSEDNHI, via the exons ATGCTGTTTCTGGGGTTGGTGAAAAGCAAGGGAAGAGTAAACAACAGTAAAAAT GTTTCTGTGCCTGATCCTAAAAGTAGATCATGTATCTGCAGCCTCTTCATGACTGTTGCTTTAATTTTTGGTGTCTACTTCACTGGAAGTGCTTTGATGGCTAAGGATTTCAGG GCATTTTCAGGTTTGACAGTGAACCATGCACAGAAGAATGGACAATGCAGAAAATGCGAG GTACCCCCGAGACAGGAAAAAGAAGAGAGTCACGTGACAGAGAATATGCAAAATAATAAATGCCAG AAAAAATGCAGGCCATTAGGGAGTGAGGCACTCCCAGAAGGAATTGTTTCTAAAACTACGAACCTGGAAATGCGACCATTGTGGGGAGATGTTGAG AAGAAGTCTCCACATTCAGTTAACTTGTTGGGGATTGCAGttggaataaaacaaaaagagaTGGTGAACGAAATTGTTAAGAAG TTTCTTGAACATGACTTTGTTGTGATGCTTTTTCACTATGATGGAGTGGTGGATAAGTGGAATGATTTAGATTGGAGTAGCCGTGTCTTACATGTCTCTGCTATGAACCAAACAAAATG GTGGTTCGCGAAGAGGTTTCTACACCCAGATATAGTTTCTGAGTACGACTACATTTTCTTGTGGGATGAGGACCTAGGAGTTGAAAACTTCCATCCAGAAAA GTACATATCTATTGTTAGAGAAGAAGGGCTGGAGATATCACAGCCAGCACTTGATGCTAGTAAATCAGAGGTACATCATCATATTACTGTACGCAGAGGGAGATCCAAGGTGCACAG GAGGTTCTACAGATTAAATAGAAGTGGCCAAAGGTGTGATAACAACAGCACTGCACCTCCTTGCGTGGG GTGGGTAGAAATGATGGCTCCTGTATTCTCAAAAGCTGCCTGGCGTTGTGCTTGGTATATGGTCCAG AATGACCTGATCCATGCATGGGGCTTGGATATGAAGCTCGGTTATTGTGCGCAG GGTGATCGTACAAGGAAAGTCGGTGTGGTTGATGCAGAGTACATAACTCATTTGGCTGTCCCTTCTTTGGGTGGTAATTCAGATGTAGAAATG GTAAACAAAGAATTGGATCATTCACTTCAAGGGAAGAACTTAACTGATTCTGATCCATTG GCCAATCCATCTTTTGAGAAATTTGATAATAGGTCTTTG CCAGAAGTACCAGTAGTTCATTTGTTATTAGGTTGCCGTTGTGCACGGTTAAAAAAAAAAGGGAGGCCCAATGCACAAAGCATCCTGCATTTACGCAAGTCCGGGGAAAGGCCGCATCCCAAGAG GTCAGAAGACAATCATATATAG
- the LOC104239134 gene encoding uncharacterized protein isoform X4 encodes MTVALIFGVYFTGSALMAKDFRAFSGLTVNHAQKNGQCRKCEVPPRQEKEESHVTENMQNNKCQKKCRPLGSEALPEGIVSKTTNLEMRPLWGDVEKKSPHSVNLLGIAVGIKQKEMVNEIVKKFLEHDFVVMLFHYDGVVDKWNDLDWSSRVLHVSAMNQTKWWFAKRFLHPDIVSEYDYIFLWDEDLGVENFHPEKYISIVREEGLEISQPALDASKSEVHHHITVRRGRSKVHRRFYRLNRSGQRCDNNSTAPPCVGWVEMMAPVFSKAAWRCAWYMVQNDLIHAWGLDMKLGYCAQGDRTRKVGVVDAEYITHLAVPSLGGNSDVEMVNKELDHSLQGKNLTDSDPLANPSFEKFDNRSLPEVPVVHLLLGCRCARLKKKGRPNAQSILHLRKSGERPHPKRSEDNHI; translated from the exons ATGACTGTTGCTTTAATTTTTGGTGTCTACTTCACTGGAAGTGCTTTGATGGCTAAGGATTTCAGG GCATTTTCAGGTTTGACAGTGAACCATGCACAGAAGAATGGACAATGCAGAAAATGCGAG GTACCCCCGAGACAGGAAAAAGAAGAGAGTCACGTGACAGAGAATATGCAAAATAATAAATGCCAG AAAAAATGCAGGCCATTAGGGAGTGAGGCACTCCCAGAAGGAATTGTTTCTAAAACTACGAACCTGGAAATGCGACCATTGTGGGGAGATGTTGAG AAGAAGTCTCCACATTCAGTTAACTTGTTGGGGATTGCAGttggaataaaacaaaaagagaTGGTGAACGAAATTGTTAAGAAG TTTCTTGAACATGACTTTGTTGTGATGCTTTTTCACTATGATGGAGTGGTGGATAAGTGGAATGATTTAGATTGGAGTAGCCGTGTCTTACATGTCTCTGCTATGAACCAAACAAAATG GTGGTTCGCGAAGAGGTTTCTACACCCAGATATAGTTTCTGAGTACGACTACATTTTCTTGTGGGATGAGGACCTAGGAGTTGAAAACTTCCATCCAGAAAA GTACATATCTATTGTTAGAGAAGAAGGGCTGGAGATATCACAGCCAGCACTTGATGCTAGTAAATCAGAGGTACATCATCATATTACTGTACGCAGAGGGAGATCCAAGGTGCACAG GAGGTTCTACAGATTAAATAGAAGTGGCCAAAGGTGTGATAACAACAGCACTGCACCTCCTTGCGTGGG GTGGGTAGAAATGATGGCTCCTGTATTCTCAAAAGCTGCCTGGCGTTGTGCTTGGTATATGGTCCAG AATGACCTGATCCATGCATGGGGCTTGGATATGAAGCTCGGTTATTGTGCGCAG GGTGATCGTACAAGGAAAGTCGGTGTGGTTGATGCAGAGTACATAACTCATTTGGCTGTCCCTTCTTTGGGTGGTAATTCAGATGTAGAAATG GTAAACAAAGAATTGGATCATTCACTTCAAGGGAAGAACTTAACTGATTCTGATCCATTG GCCAATCCATCTTTTGAGAAATTTGATAATAGGTCTTTG CCAGAAGTACCAGTAGTTCATTTGTTATTAGGTTGCCGTTGTGCACGGTTAAAAAAAAAAGGGAGGCCCAATGCACAAAGCATCCTGCATTTACGCAAGTCCGGGGAAAGGCCGCATCCCAAGAG GTCAGAAGACAATCATATATAG